Below is a window of Escherichia coli DSM 30083 = JCM 1649 = ATCC 11775 DNA.
ACTAAACCCCAAATATTTCTTATGTTTTACTTTAGACCTATTCACGGTGGTTATTGTGTGCAAATACGCCTCTTGTTACAACCTTAACCCCAATGACCGATTTTCGGGAGAGCGACACCATGAGTTTATTTGATAAAAAGCATCTGGTTTCCCCCGCCGATGCCCTGCCTGGACGTAACACCCCGATGCCCGTAGCCACGCTGCATGCGGTCAACGGTCACTCAATGACCAATGTACCTGACGGAATGGAGATTGCCATTTTTGCGATGGGTTGTTTCTGGGGTGTGGAGCGTCTGTTCTGGCAGTTACCCGGCGTTTACAGCACCGCCGCAGGCTATACCGGAGGCTATACGCCAAATCCGACTTATCGGGAAGTGTGCTCCGGTGATACGGGTCATGCCGAAGCGGTACGCATTGTTTACGATCCTTCCGTCATCAGCTATGAGCAGTTGCTACAGGTATTTTGGGAGAATCACGATCCCGCCCAGGGAATGCGTCAGGGCAATGACCACGGCACGCAGTATCGTTCAGCGATTTATCCGCTGACCCCAGAACAGGATGCCGCAGCTCGCGCCAGTCTGGAACGTTTTCAGGCGGCGATGCTTGCCGCCGATGATGATCGTCACATCACCACGGAAATCGCTAACGCCACACCGTTTTATTATGCCGAAGATGACCACCAGCAATATCTGCATAAAAACCCGTATGGTTACTGTGGAATTGGCGGAATTGGCGTCTGTCTGCCACCGGAAGCATAGCGTTACGGGTACAAATGTAGATTGTTGATAAAGTGCGCTTTATTTATGCCAGATGCGGCGTAAACGCCTTACCAGGCCTACAAAATCGTCCAAATTCAATATATTGCAAGGACTGCGTAGGCCTGATTGGCATAGCGCATCAGGCAGTATTGCATTTATCAGCAGTCTGAATTTTAACCCTCTGGCGACTTTACAGTACCTTACGCTATACTAGCCACTGAAAATGCCGGTTCACTTTCTTCGAATCGGCTTTCAATGTGTATTTCACACAAATTAATCAACTTCCCCTTCCGAGGATCTGGCCTGAAAGGTCGGATAAGATATGTTAAACAGTATTTTAGTCATACTCTGCTTGATCGCTGTAAGTGCGTTCTTCTCGATGTCCGAGATCTCACTTGCCGCCTCACGCAAAATCAAACTTAAACTGCTGGCTGATGAAGGCAATATAAATGCCCAACGCGTTCTGAATATGCAGGAAAATCCCGGCATGTTCTTTACCGTGGTCCAAATCGGTCTGAACGCAGTGGCGATTCTCGGCGGTATCGTCGGTGATGCGGCATTTTCTCCAGCTTTTCACAGCCTGTTCTCCCGCTATATGTCGGCAGAGCTCTCTGAGCAACTGAGCTTTATTCTCTCTTTCTCGTTAGTGACTGGCATGTTTATCCTGTTTGCGGATTTAACCCCGAAACGCATCGGTATGATTGCGCCAGAAGCTGTCGCTTTGCGTATCATCAACCCGATGCGCTTCTGCCTGTACGTTTGCACCCCGCTGGTGTGGTTCTTCAACGGACTGGCGAACATAATCTTCCGTATTTTCAAACTGCCAATGGTACGTAAAGATGACATCACTTCTGATGACATCTACGCGGTAGTGGAAGCCGGTGCGCTGGCGGGCGTGTTACGTAAACAGGAACACGAGCTGATTGAAAACGTCTTTGAGCTGGAATCCCGTACCGTTCCGTCGTCAATGACACCGCGTGAAAACGTGATTTGGTTTGATCTCCACGAAGATGAGCAAAGCCTGAAGAATAAGGTGGCGGAACATCCGCACTCTAAGTTCCTCGTCTGTAATGAAGATATTGACCACATCATCGGCTATGTCGATTCTAAAGACCTGCTGAACCGCGTGCTGGCTAACCAAAGCCTGGCACTGAACAGCGGCGTACAAATTCGCAACACGCTGATTGTGCCGGATACGTTAACCCTTTCAGAGGCGTTGGAAAGTTTTAAAACCGCAGGTGAAGACTTCGCGGTGATCATGAACGAGTACGCGCTGGTGGTGGGGATCATCACCCTCAATGACGTGATGACCACGCTGATGGGCGATCTAGTCGGTCAGGGGCTGGAAGAGCAGATTGTCGCCCGTGATGAGAACTCATGGCTGATTGACGGCGGCACCCCAATTGACGACGTCATGCGCGTGCTGGATATTGACGAGTTCCCGCAGTCGGGCAACTACGAAACCATCGGCGGCTTTATGATGTTTATGCTGCGTAAGATCCCGAAACGCACCGATTCGGTGAAATTCGCCGGCTACAAATTTGAAGTGGTGGATATCGATAACTACCGCATCGACCAGCTGCTGGTGACCCGGATCGACAGCAAGGCCACCGCCCTTTCGCCAAAACTGCCTGACGCTAAAGATAAAGAAGAAAGCGTCGCGTAACCCCCAGAAACATCAACGGCTCCTGAATCAGGAGCCGTCTTATTACTGCATAGCACTTTGGTTAAGCCATCTCTGTTTGCAGACGCATAACCTGACGGTTAACTTCGGACATCACTGACAAATGCAGCTTATCCTTCACTTTTGGGATAAGAATCTTACCCTTATCAAATTCAAAAGCGCCAACGTCCTTGATGTATAACCGTCCACGGAACAGGATCTTTACGTACTTCGCCACCTGAAGTGGGTTGTACCGTTGGAAAATTTTCATTGTTATCTCCTGCTGAGTATTACGCCTGTGCGGTGCCACAATCGGCCCAACTATTATGAGGCGCAAATTTTAATGCTTAGTGACTATAGACTATCCGGGCAATGTTTCCACCGCGTATAACTTTTTTTACCTAAAGGTTACAATTATTCAGAATTATCTTTTTACCGAAGCGCGGTCTTCAGTATAAGCATTCATTTTTCATATGATTTGTGCGCTTGACCGCAAACTGGCATCACACTTGCGGGAAATTCGATAAATAGCACATATGATTAAAACTCAGACCCAAGTGGTCGGATCACCTGCATATCATAAGAAGGAAACACCATGACCCTACGCAAGATTCTGGCACTCACCTGCCTGCTGTTGCCGATGATGGCTTCCGCACATCAGTTCGAAACCGGTCAGCGAGTGCCGCCGATTGGCATTACCGATCGAGGCGAGTTGGTGCTTGATAAAGATCAGTTTAGCTACAAAACCTGGAACAGCGCACAGTTAGTGGGAAAAGTGCGAGTACTGCAACATATTGCTGGTCGCACCTCTGCAAAAGAGAAAAACGCGACGCTGATTGAAGCGATTAAATCAGCGAAGTTACCGCACGATCGCTACCAGACCACCACCATTGTTAACACCGACGACGCGATTCCGGGTTCAGGGATGTTTGTGCGCAGCAGTCTGGAGAGTAATAAAAAGCTTTATCCCTGGTCGCAGTTTATTGTCGATAGCAATGGCGTCGCGCGCGGTGCCTGGCAGCTGGATGAAGAAAGTTCCGCTGTAGTGGTGCTGGATAAGGATGGTCGCGTGCAATGGGCCAAAGACGGGGCGCTCACACAGGAAGAGGTGCAGCAAGTGATGGACCTGCTGCATAAATTAATTAATAAATAGACACTCTGAATCCCGGATTCAGGAACGACTCGCGCGGAGTGTAATCCAGCGGTTTACCCTGCCAGTCATGAACGTGCGCTCCGGCAGCTGCAGCCACAGCATGACCAGCGGCGGTATCCCAAATATTCGTTGGTCCGAAGCGCGGGTACAGCTGCGCCTGCCCTTCCGCCACCAGGCAGAATTTCAGCGAAGAGCCGATGGACGTGGTCTGATGTTCGCCAAGCTGTTGCAGATACTCTTTCAGCTCCGCATCTGCATGGGAACGGCTGATAACCACCAGCGGCGGGCGCGCATCGCGGACCTGAATCTGCTTGCGCACACCGCACTCTTCTTTCCAGGCCTTGCCTTCTGCCGCGCTGTACATTATGTTCATTACCGGCGCATACACCACACCTAAAATCGGTTTGCCATGGTCAATGAGCGCAATGTTAACGGTGAATTCGCCATTACGTTTAATAAACTCTTTAGTACCATCCAGCGGGTCTACCAGCCAGTAACGCTGCCAGTGCTGACGGACTTCCCAACCGGGAGGATCTTCTTCAGAAAGGACCGGAATATCCGGTGTCAGCGTACGTAAACCGTCCATGATAACGGTGTGAGCGGCAATATCCGCTGCCGTTACCGGAGAATTGTCCGCTTTGCTGACGACGTCCATCGGTTTCGTCCCGTCGTAGACCTGCATAATGGCATCGCCTGCATTCCGTGCAAGCTGGCATACTTGATCTAACATTTCTCCACCTCGTCTCTGTGAGCGGTGTTAACTTATTGTTTTACTTATACCCTATCGTTAATGAATGCGCCAACTGTGATAGTGTCATCATTTTCAAAGCGTAAAATTGTGGCATTCTTCACTGTTCTATAAGTAAGGCGTTTATTCTCCCTTTTCTTTCGTATTCCCGATGATAAAAGGATGTCCCTGATGATTAAGTTTAGCGCAACGCTCCTGGCCACGCTGATTGCCGCCAGTGTGAATGCAGCGACGGTCGATCTACGTATCATGGAAACCACTGATCTGCATAGCAACATGATGGATTTCGATTATTACAAAGACACCGCCACGGAAAAATTCGGACTGGTACGTACGGCAAGCCTGATTAACGATGCCCGCAATGAAGTGAAAAACAGCGTACTGGTCGATAACGGCGATTTGATTCAGGGGAGTCCGCTGGCCGATTACATATCGGCGAAAGGATTAAAAGCAGGTGATGTTCATCCGGTTTATAAGGCGCTGAATACGCTGGATTATACGGTCGGTACACTCGGCAATCATGAATTTAACTACGGTCTGGATTACCTGAAAAATGCGTTGGCGGGAGCGAAATTCCCTTATGTAAATGCCAACGTCATTGACGCCAGAACCAAACAGCCAATGTTTACACCGTATTTAATTAAAGATACCGAAGTGGTCGATAAAGACGGAAAAAAACAGACGCTGAAGATTGGCTATATTGGCGTCGTGCCGCCGCAAATCATGGGCTGGGATAAAGCTAATTTATCCGGAAAAGTGACGGTGAATGATATTACCGAAACCGTGCGCAAATACGTGCCTGAAATGCGCGAGAAAGGTGCCGATGTCGTTGTCGTTCTGGCGCATTCCGGGCTATCTGCCGATCCGTATAAAGTGATGGCGGAAAACTCAGTTTATTACCTCAGTGAAATTCCTGGCGTTAACGCCATTATGTTTGGCCATGCTCACGCCGTTTTCCCAGGTAAAGATTTTGCTGATATCGAAGGGGCTAATATCGCGAAAGGCACGCTGAATGGTGTTCCGGCGGTAATGCCGGGCATGTGGGGCGATCATCTTGGGGTGGTCGACTTACAACTCAGTAATAACAGCGGTAAATGGCAGGTGACGCAGGCGAAAGCGGAAGCACGGCCGATTTACGACATCGCCAATAAAAAATCCCTCGCGGCGGAAGACAGCAAGCTGGTAGAAACACTCAAAGCCGATCACGATGCCACACGCCAGTTCGTCAGCAAGCCAATCGGTAAATCCGCCGACAATATGTATAGCTATCTGGCGCTGGTGCAGGACGATCCGACCGTGCAGGTGGTGAACAACGCGCAAAAAGCGTATGTCGAGCATTACATTCAGGGCGATCCGGATCTGGCAAAACTGCCGGTGCTTTCAGCTGCTGCACCGTTTAAAGTTGGTGGTCGCAAAAATGATCCGGCAAGCTATGTGGAGGTGGAAAAAGGCCAGTTGACCTTCCGTAATGCCGCCGATCTTTATCTCTACCCCAATACGCTGATTGTGGTGAAAGCCAGCGGTAAAGAGGTGAAAGAGTGGCTGGAGTGCTCCGCCGGACAGTTTAACCAGATTGATCCTGACAACACGAAACCACAGTCACTCATCAACTGGGATGGTTTCCGCACCTATAACTTTGATGTGATTGATGGTGTGAATTATCAGATTGATGTTACCCAGCCTGCCCGTTATGACGGCGAGTGCCAGATGGTTAATGCCAATGCGGAAAGGATTAAGAACCTGACCTTTAATGGCAAGCCGATTGATCCGAACGCCATGTTCCTGGTTGCCACCAATAACTATCGCGCTTACGGCGGCAAATTTGCCGGTACGGGCGACAGCCATATCGCTTTTGCTTCACCGGATGAGAACCGCTCGGTGCTGGCAGCGTGGATTGCTGATGAGTCGAAACGTGCGGGGGAAATTCACCCGGCGGCAGATAACAACTGGCGTTTAGCACCGATAGCTGGCGATAAGAAACTGGATATCCGTTTCGAAACCTCTCCATCAGATAAAGCCGCGGCGTTTATTAAAGAGAAAGGGCAATATCCGATGAATAAAGTCGCGACCGATGATATCGGGTTTGCGATTTATCAGGTGGATTTGAGTAAGTAATACACTTCTTTTTCGGCCTATAAATCATCAACCGCATCCGGCACTTTTGTCGGATGCGATGCTGGCGCATCTTATCCGCCCTACAAGTCATGAACCGTAGGCCGGATAAGCGCAGCCGGCAGTTATGCCGCACGTTCATCCCGCACCGCCAACACCTCGGGCAAATTCAACTCAATCCAGTCCGCCAGTGCAGCAACCTTTTCGCTCACCTGCTCGCCCAGCGGCGTGAGGCTATATTCCACATGCGGCGGCACCACCGGATACGCGATACGGTTAAGAAAACCATCCTGTTCTAACGCCTGTAACGACTGCGCAAGCATCTTTTCACTCACCCCACCGATTTTGCGCCGCAGGTCGCTAAAGCGATGAGTACCTTCGCGTAGCGCCACCAGAATCAACACCCCCCAACGGCTGGTGACGTGTTTCAACACCTCGCGCGACGGGCACTGTTCCGCAAAGAGATTACCCTCTTTCAGTTGTTGTGACAGGCTAACCTGACTCATTTCATACTTACCTTTTTGTACGTACTTACTAAAAGTAAGTTTAGGTGTTAGCGTATTTAAACACAAGACAAAACGATGGAGACTTCCCATGATCGCTATTACTGGTGCCACTGGCCAACTTGGTCACTATGTTATTAAATCCTTGATGAAAACGGTTCCTGCCAGCCAAATAGTGGCTATCGTTCGTAATCCGGCAAAAGCCCAGGCACTGACAGCACAAGGCATTACCGTGCGTCAGGCTGACTACGGCGATGAAGCCGCACTGACATCTGCACTTCAGGGAGTGGAAAAACTACTGCTGATCTCTTCCAGCGAAGTGGGTCAACGTGCCCCGCAGCATCGTAATGTTATTAATGCCGCAAAGACGGCTGGCGTGAAATTTATCGCTTATACCAGTCTGCTTCACGCGGATAAATCTCCGCTCGGCCTCGCCGATGAGCACATCGAGACGGAGAAAATGTTGGCTGATTCTGGCATCGTTTACACCCTGCTGCGCAACGGCTGGTACACCGAAAACTATCTCGCCAGCGCCCCGGCAGCACTGGAGCACGGCGTATTTATCGGTGCCGCGGGCGATGGCAAAATTGCCTCGGCAACGCGGGCAGATTATGCGGCAGCTGCGGCACGCGTGATTAGCGAAGCCGGTCACGAAGGCAAGGTTTACGAGCTGGCGGGCGATAGTGCCTGGACGTTGACACAGTTAGCGGCAGAGCTGACCAAACAGAGCGGCAAACAGGTTACCTATCAAAATCTGAGCGAAACCGATTTCGCTGCGGCGCTGAAAAGCGTTGGCCTGCCTGACGGACTGGCGGATATGCTGGCGGATTCTGACGTTGGCGCATCGAAAGGCGGTCTGTTTGATGACAGCAAAACGCTGAGCAAATTGATTGGCCGCCCAACGACAACGTTAGCCGAAAGCGTAAGCCATCTTTTTAATGTTAATAAATAGTTAATTAAAGTGGCATCCTCCCGCATCCTCTCTGATAATGACGGGATGCCGGGAGCAATCATGTCTGCTTCCTGAACGTTTCTTCTGACAGACCAATGGATGCCAGTAATGATTAGCGGCGTGCTGTACGCCCTGTTAGCAGGGTTGATGTGGGGGCTTATTTTTGTCGGGCCGTTGATCGTGCCGGAATACCCGGCGATGTTGCAGTCGATGGGGCGTTATCTGGCGTTAGGGTTAATTGCGCTACCCATTGCCTGGCTGGGACGCGTGCGTCTGCGTCAGTTGGCGCGTCGCGACTGGCTTACCGCCTTGATGCTCACTATGATGGGCAACCTCATCTATTACTTCTGCCTTGCCAGTGCCATTCAACGTACTGGCGCGCCTGTTTCTACGATGATTATTGGCACCCTGCCGGTGGTCATTCCTGTCTTTGCCAATCTGCTTTATAGCCAGCGCGACGGCAAACTCGCGTGGGGAAAACTCGCCCCGGCACTGATTTGTATTGGCATCGGCCTGGCGTGTGTGAATATTGCTGAGTTAAACCACGGACTCCCCGATTTTGACTGGGCACGTTATACCTCTGGCATC
It encodes the following:
- the msrA gene encoding peptide-methionine (S)-S-oxide reductase MsrA; translation: MSLFDKKHLVSPADALPGRNTPMPVATLHAVNGHSMTNVPDGMEIAIFAMGCFWGVERLFWQLPGVYSTAAGYTGGYTPNPTYREVCSGDTGHAEAVRIVYDPSVISYEQLLQVFWENHDPAQGMRQGNDHGTQYRSAIYPLTPEQDAAARASLERFQAAMLAADDDRHITTEIANATPFYYAEDDHQQYLHKNPYGYCGIGGIGVCLPPEA
- the paeA gene encoding hemolysin family protein, coding for MLNSILVILCLIAVSAFFSMSEISLAASRKIKLKLLADEGNINAQRVLNMQENPGMFFTVVQIGLNAVAILGGIVGDAAFSPAFHSLFSRYMSAELSEQLSFILSFSLVTGMFILFADLTPKRIGMIAPEAVALRIINPMRFCLYVCTPLVWFFNGLANIIFRIFKLPMVRKDDITSDDIYAVVEAGALAGVLRKQEHELIENVFELESRTVPSSMTPRENVIWFDLHEDEQSLKNKVAEHPHSKFLVCNEDIDHIIGYVDSKDLLNRVLANQSLALNSGVQIRNTLIVPDTLTLSEALESFKTAGEDFAVIMNEYALVVGIITLNDVMTTLMGDLVGQGLEEQIVARDENSWLIDGGTPIDDVMRVLDIDEFPQSGNYETIGGFMMFMLRKIPKRTDSVKFAGYKFEVVDIDNYRIDQLLVTRIDSKATALSPKLPDAKDKEESVA
- the ytfK gene encoding DUF1107 domain-containing protein produces the protein MKIFQRYNPLQVAKYVKILFRGRLYIKDVGAFEFDKGKILIPKVKDKLHLSVMSEVNRQVMRLQTEMA
- the ytfJ gene encoding YtfJ family protein, which produces MTLRKILALTCLLLPMMASAHQFETGQRVPPIGITDRGELVLDKDQFSYKTWNSAQLVGKVRVLQHIAGRTSAKEKNATLIEAIKSAKLPHDRYQTTTIVNTDDAIPGSGMFVRSSLESNKKLYPWSQFIVDSNGVARGAWQLDEESSAVVVLDKDGRVQWAKDGALTQEEVQQVMDLLHKLINK
- the cysQ gene encoding 3'(2'),5'-bisphosphate nucleotidase CysQ; translated protein: MLDQVCQLARNAGDAIMQVYDGTKPMDVVSKADNSPVTAADIAAHTVIMDGLRTLTPDIPVLSEEDPPGWEVRQHWQRYWLVDPLDGTKEFIKRNGEFTVNIALIDHGKPILGVVYAPVMNIMYSAAEGKAWKEECGVRKQIQVRDARPPLVVISRSHADAELKEYLQQLGEHQTTSIGSSLKFCLVAEGQAQLYPRFGPTNIWDTAAGHAVAAAAGAHVHDWQGKPLDYTPRESFLNPGFRVSIY
- the cpdB gene encoding 2',3'-cyclic-nucleotide 2'-phosphodiesterase, encoding MIKFSATLLATLIAASVNAATVDLRIMETTDLHSNMMDFDYYKDTATEKFGLVRTASLINDARNEVKNSVLVDNGDLIQGSPLADYISAKGLKAGDVHPVYKALNTLDYTVGTLGNHEFNYGLDYLKNALAGAKFPYVNANVIDARTKQPMFTPYLIKDTEVVDKDGKKQTLKIGYIGVVPPQIMGWDKANLSGKVTVNDITETVRKYVPEMREKGADVVVVLAHSGLSADPYKVMAENSVYYLSEIPGVNAIMFGHAHAVFPGKDFADIEGANIAKGTLNGVPAVMPGMWGDHLGVVDLQLSNNSGKWQVTQAKAEARPIYDIANKKSLAAEDSKLVETLKADHDATRQFVSKPIGKSADNMYSYLALVQDDPTVQVVNNAQKAYVEHYIQGDPDLAKLPVLSAAAPFKVGGRKNDPASYVEVEKGQLTFRNAADLYLYPNTLIVVKASGKEVKEWLECSAGQFNQIDPDNTKPQSLINWDGFRTYNFDVIDGVNYQIDVTQPARYDGECQMVNANAERIKNLTFNGKPIDPNAMFLVATNNYRAYGGKFAGTGDSHIAFASPDENRSVLAAWIADESKRAGEIHPAADNNWRLAPIAGDKKLDIRFETSPSDKAAAFIKEKGQYPMNKVATDDIGFAIYQVDLSK
- the ytfH gene encoding winged helix-turn-helix transcriptional regulator, whose translation is MSQVSLSQQLKEGNLFAEQCPSREVLKHVTSRWGVLILVALREGTHRFSDLRRKIGGVSEKMLAQSLQALEQDGFLNRIAYPVVPPHVEYSLTPLGEQVSEKVAALADWIELNLPEVLAVRDERAA
- the qorB gene encoding NAD(P)H:quinone oxidoreductase encodes the protein MIAITGATGQLGHYVIKSLMKTVPASQIVAIVRNPAKAQALTAQGITVRQADYGDEAALTSALQGVEKLLLISSSEVGQRAPQHRNVINAAKTAGVKFIAYTSLLHADKSPLGLADEHIETEKMLADSGIVYTLLRNGWYTENYLASAPAALEHGVFIGAAGDGKIASATRADYAAAAARVISEAGHEGKVYELAGDSAWTLTQLAAELTKQSGKQVTYQNLSETDFAAALKSVGLPDGLADMLADSDVGASKGGLFDDSKTLSKLIGRPTTTLAESVSHLFNVNK